Proteins encoded within one genomic window of Humulus lupulus chromosome 1, drHumLupu1.1, whole genome shotgun sequence:
- the LOC133812940 gene encoding HMG1/2-like protein — protein MKGGKSKAAPRRTDAKLKSKSAGAGKKAGKAGKDPNKPKRPASAFFVFMEEFREKYKKEHPNNKSVAAVGKAGGDKWKSLTDAEKAPFVAKAEKRKAEYNKNMVAYNKKLAEGDNGADEEESDKSKSEVNDDEDEEDESGDDEDDDE, from the exons ATGAAAGGTGGCAAATCCAAGGCTGCTCCCAGAAGAACTGATGCCAA GCTGAAAAGCAAGAGCGCTGGGGCTGGTAAGAAGGCAGGAAAGGCTGGAAAGGATCCTAACAAGCCGAAGAGGCCTGCCAGTGCTTTCTTCGTTTTCAT GGAGGAATTTAGAGAAAAATACAAGAAGGAACATCCTAACAACAAGTCCGTTGCCGCT GTCGGTAAAGCTGGTGGTGACAAATGGAAATCATTGACAGATGCT GAGAAAGCTCCATTTGTTGCGAAAGCTGAGAAGAGGAAGGCTGAGTACAACAAGAACATGGTAGCTTACAACAAGAAACTG GCTGAGGGAGATAATGGAGCAGACGAAGAGGAGTCTGACAAGTCAAAGTCAGAGGTGAATGatgatgaggacgaggaggacgagagtGGAGAT GATGAAGATGATGACGAGTAG
- the LOC133812939 gene encoding uncharacterized protein LOC133812939, which translates to MAAAGSGKCLLVTGPPGVGKTTLIIRAFESLKASNPSLKFQGFYTREVRQGTERVGFEVVTLDGRKAPLATTSSTSSDSFRWPTVGRYKVDVASFESLALPQLQVKEDTDLFIIDEVGKMELYSSSFFPAVLKVLESNIPILASVPIPKSGRDIPGVARLKNHPSATMFTLTESNRDAVKEQIYSHLVDLLRKI; encoded by the exons ATGGCAGCAGCAGGTTCCGGAAAATGCTTGCTGGTGACAGGTCCTCCA GGCGTGGGCAAAACCACTCTCATCATAAGAGCCTTTGAGAGCCTCAAGGCCTCAAATCCTTCTCTAAAGTTTCAGGGTTTCTACACTC GTGAGGTTAGACAAGGAACCGAAAGAGTTGGGTTTGAAGTTGTCACCTTGGATGGTCGTAAAGCTCCTCTGGCTACCACCTCCTCCACTAG CTCTGATTCCTTTAGATGGCCAACTGTGGGAAGGTACAAAGTAGATGTAGCATCCTTTGAGTCTTTGGCACTGCCCCAACTCCAG GTGAAAGAAGACACTGATCTCTTCATCATCGATGAAGTTGGAAAGATGGAGTTGTACAGTTCATCTTTTTTCCCTGCTGTTCTTAAAGTTCTGGAATCAAATATACCAATCTTAGCTTCTGTTCCAATTCCTAAGTCTGGCCGTGATATACCTGGAG TTGCTAGATTGAAGAATCATCCCAGTGCAACAATGTTCACTCTCACTGAGAGTAACAGAGATGCCGTTAAAGAGCAGATATACTCTCATTTGGTAGATTTACTGAGAAAAATATAG
- the LOC133812938 gene encoding uncharacterized protein LOC133812938 isoform X2, which yields MFMKKLVEKASIKKTNDGEVGVKGSDVEPRLVFHHGIPSTSTIFAYDPIQNILAISTKDGRIKLFGRDNTQAIPLQSQEAQPSKFLQFFHNQSTLVNVTSKNCIEVWDIANKTLSHVLHPLQQEITSFTVLQQSQFIYVGDTAGNVSVLKLEKEVSSIVKTNYSIPFSTSHGKSTEVSGENAAVVNILPQPMAESKRVLIVFRDGVITLWDIRESKAVFTTGGNFLQSLHHEATKATCACWACPFGTRVVVGYNNGEIFVWSVPPISNSRTGLASDSTITQNVPICKLNVGYKLNKVPIASLKWSYADGKASRLYVTGDSNFDCENLSQVILLNEHTESRTIKLGLHLPEPCIEMEIISSSNDQNKHRQDYLIFLGKSGHVYAYDDSSIEKYLLQCQSRSQQSLPKEVMVKLPFSDSSITVAKFITDNPCLGLADEDYVMLAKDMSHMFSSDAKPRDGSSSSSYQFSGFLRVKNLYITGHSNGAITFWDVSSPVFIPIFSIKQQSEEDSSLSGIAVTALFFDGNSRLLVSGDQSGMVRIYKLKPEPYATENSFLSLQGSTKKGNSHVIQSIKLLKTNGPVLCMNISHNSKHLAVGSDQGHVSVIDIEGPIVLYRQHIESEIITGIISLQFQTCSLHGFEKNVLAVGTKDSSVLALDSDTGNRLSASTVRPKKPYKALFMHIFDGQGFDTSKGNATEDAMPKQPLLLLCSEKALYLYSFTHIIQGVKKVICKKKFQSSCCWASTFYSSKEVGLITLFINGKIEIRSLPELNLLKESWIKGFTYSTPKPNSLSDTTICSSLEGDIVMMNGDQEIFVVSVLCHKKVFRLLETFSQIYQKDLVVSQGHVSAGQIIHKEKKKGIFSSVIKDITGSKSKPAPDTMETEDTRQSFKELETVFSTNNIPGDAEHRDNIAVDEDEVELDIDDIDIEGEKPKEQNMLAALNKQNLANKFQALKGKLKHMKTKNEKNPTKEEHRDDKPGTVDQIKKKYGFSKAGETSDAKLAERKLQENVRKLQDINLKTTEMQDTAKSFSSLAKQMLQTEQDRRGS from the exons ATGTTTATGAAGAAACTGGTGGAGAAAGCTTCCATCAAGAAG ACAAATGATGGAGAAGTAGGTGTGAAAGGGTCTGATGTGGAGCCAAGGCTTGTATTCCATCATGGAATACCTTCAACTTCTACCATCTTTGCTTATGATCCTATTCAAAACATACTCGCCATTTCTACCAA GGATGGCCGGATTAAGTTATTTGGAAGAGACAATACTCAAGCTATACCTCTTCAATCTCAGGAAGCTCAGCCATCCAAGTTTCTCCAG TTCTTTCATAACCAAAGCACCCTTGTCAATGTAACTTCCAAGAACTGCATTGAG GTTTGGGACATCGCAAATAAGACACTATCTCATGTGCTGCACCCTCTTCAACAAGAGATTACCTCTTTCACTGTGCTGCAGCAAAGTCAGTTTAT CTACGTTGGAGACACTGCTGGTAATGTCTCAGTTTTGAAGCTTGAAAAAGAAGTGTCAAGTATTGTAAAAACCAATTACAGCATACCCTTTTCAACTTCTCATG GGAAATCCACTGAAGTTTCTGGTGAAAATGCTGCTGTGGTCAATATTCTGCCCCAACCAATGGCTGAAAGTAAGAG GGTTCTGATAGTGTTCAGAGATGGCGTGATAACGCTATGGGATATTCGAGAAAGCAAAGCCGTGTTCACAACAGGTGGAAACTTCTTGCAGTCTCTACACCATGAAGCAACGAAAGCGACTTGTGCGTGCTGGGCTTGCCCGTTTGGAACCAGAGTTGTTGTTGGTTACAACAATGGGGAGATCTTTGTTTGGAGTGTTCCTCCCATCTCGAACTCAAGAACTGGATTAGCATCAGACTCGACCATTACTCAGAATGTTCCAATATGTAAACTCAATGTTGGATATAAGCTCAACAAAGTTCCTATAGCTTCATTGAAATGGTCCTATGCAGATGGGAAGGCAAGTCGACTTTATGTGACAGGTGACTCAAACTTCGATTGTGAAAACTTGTCTCAG GTGATTCTGTTGAATGAGCATACCGAATCTCGCACCATCAAACTTGGCCTTCATTTGCCGGAGCCATGTATTGAAATGGAGATAATCTCAAGCTCCAATGACCAGAACAAACATAGACAGGATTACCTCATTTTTCTGGGGAAATCAGGCCATGTTTATGCCTATGATGATTCTTCCATTGAAAAGTATCTTCTACAATGCCAATCCAGGTCACAGCAGTCACTCCCTAAGGAGGTTATGGTGAAGTTGCCATTTTCTGATTCCAGCATTACTGTAGCCAAGTTTATCACAGATAATCCATGTTTAGGATTGGCTGATGAG GATTATGTTATGCTGGCAAAAGATATGTCTCATATGTTTTCCTCAGATGCAAAGCCAAGAGatggatcatcatcatcatcatatcagTTTAGTGGATTTTTAAGGGTTAAGAACCTGTACATAACCGGACACAGTAATGGAGCCATAACTTTTTGGGATGTGTCATCCCCAGTTTTTATTCCAATTTTTTCAATAAAACAACAG AGTGAAGAAGATTCTTCTTTGAGTGGTATAGCAGTCACAGCTTTGTTTTTTGATGGTAACTCTCGGCTTCTTGTTTCTGGAGACCAAAGTGGAATG GTTCGAATTTACAAACTTAAACCCGAGCCATATGCCACAGAGAACAGCTTTTTGTCTCTTCAAG GAAGTACAAAGAAAGGAAATAGTCATGTTATTCAAAGCATTAAGCTCTTAAAGACCAATGGTCCTGTTCTTTGTATGAATATAAGCCACAACTCAAAACATCTTGCTGTTGGGTCTGATCAAGGACAT GTTTCAGTAATTGATATAGAGGGTCCAATCGTGTTATATCGACAACATATTGAAAGTGAAATAATCACTGGAATCATCTCACTGCAATTTCAAACCTGCAGCCTACATGGTTTTGAGAAGAATGTGCTAGCAGTAGGGACCAAGGATTCATCTGTTTTAGCTCTAGATAGTGATACTGGGAACAGACTAAGTGCTAGCACAGTTCGTCCAAAGAAGCCTTATAAAGCTCTATTCATGCATATATTTG ATGGGCAAGGTTTTGATACAAGTAAGGGGAATGCAACTGAGGATGCAATGCCAAAGCAACCATTACTATTGCTATGTTCTGAGAAGGCTTTGTATTTGTATTCCTTCACTCACATCATACAG GGAGTTAAGAAAGTCATCTGCAAGAAGAAGTTTCAATCCTCTTGTTGTTGGGCATCCACATTCTATAGTTCCAAAGAAGTTGGCCTTATAACCCTATTCATCAATGGAAAAATTGAGATAAG GTCATTGCCAGAGTTAAACCTACTAAAGGAGAGTTGGATAAAAGGCTTCACTTATTCTACTCCAAAACCAAACTCACTTTCTGACACTACAATATGCTCATCATTAGAAGGAGATATTGTTATG ATGAATGGTGATCAGGAAATATTCGTCGTCTCGGTTTTGTGTCACAAGAAAGTATTCAG ACTATTGGAGACTTTTAGCCAAATCTACCAAAAAGATCTGGTGGTTTCACAAGGACATGTATCAGCAGGACAAATCATCCACAAGGAAAAGAAGAAG GGTATATTTAGCTCTGTCATTAAAGATATTACTGGCAGTAAATCAAAACCTGCCCCTGATACCATGGAAACAGAAGATACTAGGCAAAGTTTTAAAGAGCTTGAAACAGTCTTTTCAACAAATAACATTCCAGGTGATGCTGAGCATAGAGATAACATAGCTGTGGATGAAGATGAGGTTGAATTGGACATAG ATGACATCGATATCGAGGGAGAAAAGCCTAAGGAACAGAATATGTTGGCTGCTCTAAATAAACAAAACCTGGCTAACAAATTTCAAGCTTTAAAAG GTAAACTGAAGCATATGAAAACCAAGAATGAGAAAAACCCCACCAAGGAAGAACACCGAGATGATAAGCCTGGTACAGTTGATCAAATCAAGAAGAAATATGGGTTTTCTAAAGCTGGT GAAACAAGTGATGCTAAACTTGCTGAACGCAAGCTGCAAGAGAATGTGAGAAAGTTGCAG GATATCAACTTGAAAACCACAGAAATGCAAGATACAGCTAAGTCGTTCTCATCTTTGGCCAAACAAATGCTACAAACTGAACAGGACAGACGAGGCTCATAA
- the LOC133812938 gene encoding uncharacterized protein LOC133812938 isoform X1: MFMKKLVEKASIKKTNDGEVGVKGSDVEPRLVFHHGIPSTSTIFAYDPIQNILAISTKDGRIKLFGRDNTQAIPLQSQEAQPSKFLQFFHNQSTLVNVTSKNCIEVWDIANKTLSHVLHPLQQEITSFTVLQQSQFIYVGDTAGNVSVLKLEKEVSSIVKTNYSIPFSTSHGKSTEVSGENAAVVNILPQPMAESKRVLIVFRDGVITLWDIRESKAVFTTGGNFLQSLHHEATKATCACWACPFGTRVVVGYNNGEIFVWSVPPISNSRTGLASDSTITQNVPICKLNVGYKLNKVPIASLKWSYADGKASRLYVTGDSNFDCENLSQQVILLNEHTESRTIKLGLHLPEPCIEMEIISSSNDQNKHRQDYLIFLGKSGHVYAYDDSSIEKYLLQCQSRSQQSLPKEVMVKLPFSDSSITVAKFITDNPCLGLADEDYVMLAKDMSHMFSSDAKPRDGSSSSSYQFSGFLRVKNLYITGHSNGAITFWDVSSPVFIPIFSIKQQSEEDSSLSGIAVTALFFDGNSRLLVSGDQSGMVRIYKLKPEPYATENSFLSLQGSTKKGNSHVIQSIKLLKTNGPVLCMNISHNSKHLAVGSDQGHVSVIDIEGPIVLYRQHIESEIITGIISLQFQTCSLHGFEKNVLAVGTKDSSVLALDSDTGNRLSASTVRPKKPYKALFMHIFDGQGFDTSKGNATEDAMPKQPLLLLCSEKALYLYSFTHIIQGVKKVICKKKFQSSCCWASTFYSSKEVGLITLFINGKIEIRSLPELNLLKESWIKGFTYSTPKPNSLSDTTICSSLEGDIVMMNGDQEIFVVSVLCHKKVFRLLETFSQIYQKDLVVSQGHVSAGQIIHKEKKKGIFSSVIKDITGSKSKPAPDTMETEDTRQSFKELETVFSTNNIPGDAEHRDNIAVDEDEVELDIDDIDIEGEKPKEQNMLAALNKQNLANKFQALKGKLKHMKTKNEKNPTKEEHRDDKPGTVDQIKKKYGFSKAGETSDAKLAERKLQENVRKLQDINLKTTEMQDTAKSFSSLAKQMLQTEQDRRGS; the protein is encoded by the exons ATGTTTATGAAGAAACTGGTGGAGAAAGCTTCCATCAAGAAG ACAAATGATGGAGAAGTAGGTGTGAAAGGGTCTGATGTGGAGCCAAGGCTTGTATTCCATCATGGAATACCTTCAACTTCTACCATCTTTGCTTATGATCCTATTCAAAACATACTCGCCATTTCTACCAA GGATGGCCGGATTAAGTTATTTGGAAGAGACAATACTCAAGCTATACCTCTTCAATCTCAGGAAGCTCAGCCATCCAAGTTTCTCCAG TTCTTTCATAACCAAAGCACCCTTGTCAATGTAACTTCCAAGAACTGCATTGAG GTTTGGGACATCGCAAATAAGACACTATCTCATGTGCTGCACCCTCTTCAACAAGAGATTACCTCTTTCACTGTGCTGCAGCAAAGTCAGTTTAT CTACGTTGGAGACACTGCTGGTAATGTCTCAGTTTTGAAGCTTGAAAAAGAAGTGTCAAGTATTGTAAAAACCAATTACAGCATACCCTTTTCAACTTCTCATG GGAAATCCACTGAAGTTTCTGGTGAAAATGCTGCTGTGGTCAATATTCTGCCCCAACCAATGGCTGAAAGTAAGAG GGTTCTGATAGTGTTCAGAGATGGCGTGATAACGCTATGGGATATTCGAGAAAGCAAAGCCGTGTTCACAACAGGTGGAAACTTCTTGCAGTCTCTACACCATGAAGCAACGAAAGCGACTTGTGCGTGCTGGGCTTGCCCGTTTGGAACCAGAGTTGTTGTTGGTTACAACAATGGGGAGATCTTTGTTTGGAGTGTTCCTCCCATCTCGAACTCAAGAACTGGATTAGCATCAGACTCGACCATTACTCAGAATGTTCCAATATGTAAACTCAATGTTGGATATAAGCTCAACAAAGTTCCTATAGCTTCATTGAAATGGTCCTATGCAGATGGGAAGGCAAGTCGACTTTATGTGACAGGTGACTCAAACTTCGATTGTGAAAACTTGTCTCAG CAGGTGATTCTGTTGAATGAGCATACCGAATCTCGCACCATCAAACTTGGCCTTCATTTGCCGGAGCCATGTATTGAAATGGAGATAATCTCAAGCTCCAATGACCAGAACAAACATAGACAGGATTACCTCATTTTTCTGGGGAAATCAGGCCATGTTTATGCCTATGATGATTCTTCCATTGAAAAGTATCTTCTACAATGCCAATCCAGGTCACAGCAGTCACTCCCTAAGGAGGTTATGGTGAAGTTGCCATTTTCTGATTCCAGCATTACTGTAGCCAAGTTTATCACAGATAATCCATGTTTAGGATTGGCTGATGAG GATTATGTTATGCTGGCAAAAGATATGTCTCATATGTTTTCCTCAGATGCAAAGCCAAGAGatggatcatcatcatcatcatatcagTTTAGTGGATTTTTAAGGGTTAAGAACCTGTACATAACCGGACACAGTAATGGAGCCATAACTTTTTGGGATGTGTCATCCCCAGTTTTTATTCCAATTTTTTCAATAAAACAACAG AGTGAAGAAGATTCTTCTTTGAGTGGTATAGCAGTCACAGCTTTGTTTTTTGATGGTAACTCTCGGCTTCTTGTTTCTGGAGACCAAAGTGGAATG GTTCGAATTTACAAACTTAAACCCGAGCCATATGCCACAGAGAACAGCTTTTTGTCTCTTCAAG GAAGTACAAAGAAAGGAAATAGTCATGTTATTCAAAGCATTAAGCTCTTAAAGACCAATGGTCCTGTTCTTTGTATGAATATAAGCCACAACTCAAAACATCTTGCTGTTGGGTCTGATCAAGGACAT GTTTCAGTAATTGATATAGAGGGTCCAATCGTGTTATATCGACAACATATTGAAAGTGAAATAATCACTGGAATCATCTCACTGCAATTTCAAACCTGCAGCCTACATGGTTTTGAGAAGAATGTGCTAGCAGTAGGGACCAAGGATTCATCTGTTTTAGCTCTAGATAGTGATACTGGGAACAGACTAAGTGCTAGCACAGTTCGTCCAAAGAAGCCTTATAAAGCTCTATTCATGCATATATTTG ATGGGCAAGGTTTTGATACAAGTAAGGGGAATGCAACTGAGGATGCAATGCCAAAGCAACCATTACTATTGCTATGTTCTGAGAAGGCTTTGTATTTGTATTCCTTCACTCACATCATACAG GGAGTTAAGAAAGTCATCTGCAAGAAGAAGTTTCAATCCTCTTGTTGTTGGGCATCCACATTCTATAGTTCCAAAGAAGTTGGCCTTATAACCCTATTCATCAATGGAAAAATTGAGATAAG GTCATTGCCAGAGTTAAACCTACTAAAGGAGAGTTGGATAAAAGGCTTCACTTATTCTACTCCAAAACCAAACTCACTTTCTGACACTACAATATGCTCATCATTAGAAGGAGATATTGTTATG ATGAATGGTGATCAGGAAATATTCGTCGTCTCGGTTTTGTGTCACAAGAAAGTATTCAG ACTATTGGAGACTTTTAGCCAAATCTACCAAAAAGATCTGGTGGTTTCACAAGGACATGTATCAGCAGGACAAATCATCCACAAGGAAAAGAAGAAG GGTATATTTAGCTCTGTCATTAAAGATATTACTGGCAGTAAATCAAAACCTGCCCCTGATACCATGGAAACAGAAGATACTAGGCAAAGTTTTAAAGAGCTTGAAACAGTCTTTTCAACAAATAACATTCCAGGTGATGCTGAGCATAGAGATAACATAGCTGTGGATGAAGATGAGGTTGAATTGGACATAG ATGACATCGATATCGAGGGAGAAAAGCCTAAGGAACAGAATATGTTGGCTGCTCTAAATAAACAAAACCTGGCTAACAAATTTCAAGCTTTAAAAG GTAAACTGAAGCATATGAAAACCAAGAATGAGAAAAACCCCACCAAGGAAGAACACCGAGATGATAAGCCTGGTACAGTTGATCAAATCAAGAAGAAATATGGGTTTTCTAAAGCTGGT GAAACAAGTGATGCTAAACTTGCTGAACGCAAGCTGCAAGAGAATGTGAGAAAGTTGCAG GATATCAACTTGAAAACCACAGAAATGCAAGATACAGCTAAGTCGTTCTCATCTTTGGCCAAACAAATGCTACAAACTGAACAGGACAGACGAGGCTCATAA
- the LOC133812938 gene encoding uncharacterized protein LOC133812938 isoform X3 produces MAESKRVLIVFRDGVITLWDIRESKAVFTTGGNFLQSLHHEATKATCACWACPFGTRVVVGYNNGEIFVWSVPPISNSRTGLASDSTITQNVPICKLNVGYKLNKVPIASLKWSYADGKASRLYVTGDSNFDCENLSQQVILLNEHTESRTIKLGLHLPEPCIEMEIISSSNDQNKHRQDYLIFLGKSGHVYAYDDSSIEKYLLQCQSRSQQSLPKEVMVKLPFSDSSITVAKFITDNPCLGLADEDYVMLAKDMSHMFSSDAKPRDGSSSSSYQFSGFLRVKNLYITGHSNGAITFWDVSSPVFIPIFSIKQQSEEDSSLSGIAVTALFFDGNSRLLVSGDQSGMVRIYKLKPEPYATENSFLSLQGSTKKGNSHVIQSIKLLKTNGPVLCMNISHNSKHLAVGSDQGHVSVIDIEGPIVLYRQHIESEIITGIISLQFQTCSLHGFEKNVLAVGTKDSSVLALDSDTGNRLSASTVRPKKPYKALFMHIFDGQGFDTSKGNATEDAMPKQPLLLLCSEKALYLYSFTHIIQGVKKVICKKKFQSSCCWASTFYSSKEVGLITLFINGKIEIRSLPELNLLKESWIKGFTYSTPKPNSLSDTTICSSLEGDIVMMNGDQEIFVVSVLCHKKVFRLLETFSQIYQKDLVVSQGHVSAGQIIHKEKKKGIFSSVIKDITGSKSKPAPDTMETEDTRQSFKELETVFSTNNIPGDAEHRDNIAVDEDEVELDIDDIDIEGEKPKEQNMLAALNKQNLANKFQALKGKLKHMKTKNEKNPTKEEHRDDKPGTVDQIKKKYGFSKAGETSDAKLAERKLQENVRKLQDINLKTTEMQDTAKSFSSLAKQMLQTEQDRRGS; encoded by the exons ATGGCTGAAAGTAAGAG GGTTCTGATAGTGTTCAGAGATGGCGTGATAACGCTATGGGATATTCGAGAAAGCAAAGCCGTGTTCACAACAGGTGGAAACTTCTTGCAGTCTCTACACCATGAAGCAACGAAAGCGACTTGTGCGTGCTGGGCTTGCCCGTTTGGAACCAGAGTTGTTGTTGGTTACAACAATGGGGAGATCTTTGTTTGGAGTGTTCCTCCCATCTCGAACTCAAGAACTGGATTAGCATCAGACTCGACCATTACTCAGAATGTTCCAATATGTAAACTCAATGTTGGATATAAGCTCAACAAAGTTCCTATAGCTTCATTGAAATGGTCCTATGCAGATGGGAAGGCAAGTCGACTTTATGTGACAGGTGACTCAAACTTCGATTGTGAAAACTTGTCTCAG CAGGTGATTCTGTTGAATGAGCATACCGAATCTCGCACCATCAAACTTGGCCTTCATTTGCCGGAGCCATGTATTGAAATGGAGATAATCTCAAGCTCCAATGACCAGAACAAACATAGACAGGATTACCTCATTTTTCTGGGGAAATCAGGCCATGTTTATGCCTATGATGATTCTTCCATTGAAAAGTATCTTCTACAATGCCAATCCAGGTCACAGCAGTCACTCCCTAAGGAGGTTATGGTGAAGTTGCCATTTTCTGATTCCAGCATTACTGTAGCCAAGTTTATCACAGATAATCCATGTTTAGGATTGGCTGATGAG GATTATGTTATGCTGGCAAAAGATATGTCTCATATGTTTTCCTCAGATGCAAAGCCAAGAGatggatcatcatcatcatcatatcagTTTAGTGGATTTTTAAGGGTTAAGAACCTGTACATAACCGGACACAGTAATGGAGCCATAACTTTTTGGGATGTGTCATCCCCAGTTTTTATTCCAATTTTTTCAATAAAACAACAG AGTGAAGAAGATTCTTCTTTGAGTGGTATAGCAGTCACAGCTTTGTTTTTTGATGGTAACTCTCGGCTTCTTGTTTCTGGAGACCAAAGTGGAATG GTTCGAATTTACAAACTTAAACCCGAGCCATATGCCACAGAGAACAGCTTTTTGTCTCTTCAAG GAAGTACAAAGAAAGGAAATAGTCATGTTATTCAAAGCATTAAGCTCTTAAAGACCAATGGTCCTGTTCTTTGTATGAATATAAGCCACAACTCAAAACATCTTGCTGTTGGGTCTGATCAAGGACAT GTTTCAGTAATTGATATAGAGGGTCCAATCGTGTTATATCGACAACATATTGAAAGTGAAATAATCACTGGAATCATCTCACTGCAATTTCAAACCTGCAGCCTACATGGTTTTGAGAAGAATGTGCTAGCAGTAGGGACCAAGGATTCATCTGTTTTAGCTCTAGATAGTGATACTGGGAACAGACTAAGTGCTAGCACAGTTCGTCCAAAGAAGCCTTATAAAGCTCTATTCATGCATATATTTG ATGGGCAAGGTTTTGATACAAGTAAGGGGAATGCAACTGAGGATGCAATGCCAAAGCAACCATTACTATTGCTATGTTCTGAGAAGGCTTTGTATTTGTATTCCTTCACTCACATCATACAG GGAGTTAAGAAAGTCATCTGCAAGAAGAAGTTTCAATCCTCTTGTTGTTGGGCATCCACATTCTATAGTTCCAAAGAAGTTGGCCTTATAACCCTATTCATCAATGGAAAAATTGAGATAAG GTCATTGCCAGAGTTAAACCTACTAAAGGAGAGTTGGATAAAAGGCTTCACTTATTCTACTCCAAAACCAAACTCACTTTCTGACACTACAATATGCTCATCATTAGAAGGAGATATTGTTATG ATGAATGGTGATCAGGAAATATTCGTCGTCTCGGTTTTGTGTCACAAGAAAGTATTCAG ACTATTGGAGACTTTTAGCCAAATCTACCAAAAAGATCTGGTGGTTTCACAAGGACATGTATCAGCAGGACAAATCATCCACAAGGAAAAGAAGAAG GGTATATTTAGCTCTGTCATTAAAGATATTACTGGCAGTAAATCAAAACCTGCCCCTGATACCATGGAAACAGAAGATACTAGGCAAAGTTTTAAAGAGCTTGAAACAGTCTTTTCAACAAATAACATTCCAGGTGATGCTGAGCATAGAGATAACATAGCTGTGGATGAAGATGAGGTTGAATTGGACATAG ATGACATCGATATCGAGGGAGAAAAGCCTAAGGAACAGAATATGTTGGCTGCTCTAAATAAACAAAACCTGGCTAACAAATTTCAAGCTTTAAAAG GTAAACTGAAGCATATGAAAACCAAGAATGAGAAAAACCCCACCAAGGAAGAACACCGAGATGATAAGCCTGGTACAGTTGATCAAATCAAGAAGAAATATGGGTTTTCTAAAGCTGGT GAAACAAGTGATGCTAAACTTGCTGAACGCAAGCTGCAAGAGAATGTGAGAAAGTTGCAG GATATCAACTTGAAAACCACAGAAATGCAAGATACAGCTAAGTCGTTCTCATCTTTGGCCAAACAAATGCTACAAACTGAACAGGACAGACGAGGCTCATAA